A single genomic interval of uncultured Desulfobacter sp. harbors:
- the lipA gene encoding lipoyl synthase, translating to MTGHALSADDRCVAFEDLGIRDYVSVLDLQTTAREEMIQDPVLGNRVLFVQHPAVYTLGKRGGRENLVVSERFLAEKGIEIVQTARGGNITYHGPGQAVLYPIINLERSRIGVPDFVHGLEEIMMRTARQFGVKAQRDPQNHGLWVGTKKIGSVGISIKKGISIHGLALNVCPDLTPFTWINPCGLQNLSMTSLEQENHNISFDPNTSMERVKDLFFTFFCEIFNFNIQGQNSMNSICSSHTENPSSGAVRKGKPRWLRKSMPKGTEYQRVTRLLSEAGLHTVCQEAACPNMFECFSKHTATFMILGSNCTRNCRFCNVTSSSPTPVDPDEPKRVADTVLKLKLTYVVVTSVTRDDLPDGGASHFAHVIQAIKKAGPGIRVEVLIPDFQGDVNALETVGNAEPDVINHNIETVKGLYARVRPQARYQRSLDLIRNVKGRFPGLPAKSGIMVGLGEALEEIRATFQDLYDHGCNILTVGQYLQPTRDHLPVEKFYSPEEFEQLDRMARDIGFETGGCRACPFWVRNRGNQRM from the coding sequence ATGACCGGACACGCCCTTTCAGCGGATGACAGATGTGTTGCCTTTGAGGACCTTGGCATCCGGGATTATGTTTCGGTCCTTGATCTTCAGACCACTGCCCGGGAAGAGATGATTCAGGACCCGGTCCTTGGCAACCGGGTTCTTTTTGTCCAGCACCCGGCGGTCTACACGTTGGGTAAAAGAGGGGGCCGGGAAAACCTTGTGGTATCGGAACGGTTTCTGGCCGAAAAAGGGATTGAGATTGTCCAGACCGCAAGGGGGGGGAACATCACCTATCACGGACCGGGACAGGCTGTACTCTATCCCATCATCAACCTGGAGCGATCCAGGATCGGGGTACCCGATTTTGTTCACGGTCTTGAGGAGATCATGATGAGAACGGCCCGGCAGTTTGGTGTAAAGGCTCAAAGGGATCCACAGAACCATGGTCTCTGGGTGGGAACGAAGAAAATCGGCAGTGTGGGTATATCCATTAAAAAAGGAATCTCCATCCATGGCCTGGCCCTGAATGTTTGTCCGGACCTGACCCCTTTTACCTGGATCAATCCCTGCGGTCTCCAAAATTTATCCATGACTTCCCTTGAACAGGAAAATCATAACATCTCCTTTGACCCGAACACTTCAATGGAACGGGTCAAAGATTTGTTTTTCACATTTTTTTGCGAAATTTTTAATTTTAACATACAGGGGCAAAATTCAATGAATTCCATTTGCAGCAGCCATACAGAAAATCCTTCTTCCGGTGCCGTCCGCAAAGGCAAGCCCAGATGGCTGAGAAAAAGCATGCCCAAAGGCACGGAGTACCAGCGGGTTACCCGGCTTTTATCCGAAGCCGGCCTGCATACCGTCTGCCAGGAAGCGGCCTGCCCCAACATGTTTGAATGTTTTTCAAAACACACCGCCACGTTCATGATCCTGGGATCCAACTGTACCCGGAACTGTCGATTCTGCAATGTGACATCAAGTTCTCCGACGCCGGTTGACCCGGATGAACCCAAAAGGGTGGCCGACACCGTACTCAAACTGAAATTGACCTATGTGGTTGTCACTTCCGTAACAAGGGACGATCTTCCCGACGGCGGGGCATCCCACTTTGCACATGTAATCCAGGCCATTAAAAAGGCCGGTCCCGGCATCCGGGTGGAAGTCCTGATCCCGGATTTCCAGGGAGATGTCAACGCCCTTGAAACCGTAGGCAACGCAGAACCGGACGTGATCAACCATAACATTGAGACTGTTAAGGGCCTTTACGCCAGGGTCCGTCCCCAGGCCCGGTACCAGCGATCCCTTGACCTGATCCGAAATGTCAAAGGACGCTTTCCCGGCCTGCCGGCGAAGTCCGGCATTATGGTGGGCTTAGGCGAAGCATTAGAGGAAATTAGGGCCACCTTCCAGGATCTGTACGATCACGGTTGCAATATCCTCACCGTGGGCCAGTACCTCCAGCCTACAAGGGACCACCTTCCCGTGGAAAAATTTTACAGTCCGGAAGAATTTGAACAACTTGACCGCATGGCCCGGGATATCGGATTTGAAACAGGTGGCTGCCGTGCCTGCCCTTTTTGGGTGAGGAACAGGGGCAACCAAAGGATGTAG
- a CDS encoding thioesterase family protein, translating to MARIEIKMVDVFLFETELTIRTTDINFANHVGNDTFVSLMQEARTRFFMALGYSDLDVEGKGTIISDLAVVYKSQSFYGERLKFELGAGDFNKYGCDIFYRVTNAENQKLVLEAKTGIIFFDYEKNKVTTIPAGFMSHFTRRL from the coding sequence ATGGCACGTATTGAAATCAAAATGGTAGACGTTTTTTTATTTGAAACCGAACTGACCATCAGGACAACAGACATAAATTTTGCCAATCATGTTGGGAATGATACGTTTGTTTCTCTTATGCAGGAAGCAAGAACCCGATTTTTTATGGCCCTGGGCTATTCAGATTTGGATGTTGAAGGCAAGGGAACTATAATTTCCGATTTAGCGGTTGTTTATAAATCACAATCTTTTTACGGAGAAAGGCTTAAATTTGAGCTGGGTGCAGGTGATTTCAATAAATATGGGTGCGATATCTTTTATCGTGTAACAAATGCAGAAAATCAAAAACTTGTTCTTGAGGCAAAAACCGGAATAATATTTTTTGACTATGAAAAGAACAAAGTAACAACCATTCCAGCGGGCTTTATGTCACATTTTACACGCCGGCTTTAA
- a CDS encoding DUF4365 domain-containing protein — MELELFKNKNGTGQLLLFQIKGTEKDIIFKDGLSSFDIPTKTLLYSEQFITPFILAICPINDDNRVFYYIWIQEYIKSVLNFDNPKWRENKTTTRIKILQANIMPGNETHLFHISHFPQRLYGACEVARNLDTIRYILDGEPASHDYEETAKKLQRILNIPGYLSDQWERGEFIRSQYLQPALLSAQLLSAQKEPNGSEIKNLPIYKSGIRFISKCTWMNEKEQVNANLRAQLSHALECVP, encoded by the coding sequence ATGGAGCTTGAGTTATTTAAAAACAAAAATGGGACAGGACAGTTGTTGCTTTTTCAAATAAAGGGGACTGAGAAAGATATTATTTTTAAGGATGGTCTTTCAAGTTTTGATATACCTACAAAAACGCTTCTATATTCGGAACAATTTATCACACCATTTATCTTAGCTATTTGCCCAATAAATGATGACAATCGAGTTTTCTACTATATTTGGATTCAGGAATACATAAAAAGTGTTTTGAATTTTGATAATCCAAAGTGGAGGGAAAATAAAACAACAACTAGAATTAAGATACTTCAAGCTAATATTATGCCAGGGAACGAAACTCACCTTTTCCATATTTCTCATTTCCCACAAAGGCTTTATGGCGCTTGTGAGGTTGCTCGGAATTTAGATACTATACGCTATATTCTCGATGGAGAGCCCGCTTCTCACGATTATGAAGAAACGGCAAAAAAATTACAAAGAATACTTAATATCCCTGGTTATTTAAGTGATCAATGGGAGCGTGGTGAATTTATACGAAGTCAATATTTACAGCCAGCGTTATTATCTGCTCAACTACTTTCTGCGCAAAAAGAACCGAATGGATCAGAGATCAAAAACTTACCAATATATAAATCTGGTATAAGATTCATATCAAAATGCACTTGGATGAATGAAAAAGAGCAGGTAAATGCCAATTTACGAGCCCAACTATCGCATGCATTGGAGTGTGTCCCCTGA
- the der gene encoding ribosome biogenesis GTPase Der, whose translation MKPVVALVGRPNVGKSTLFNRITKSRQALVDDMPGVTRDRQYADAQWEDKAFTLVDTGGFLSADDDYFASQIKAQLLRAVDQADVLVFILDGRAGLSPYDRDLADLLRRTEKPVFYLINKIESLHQQEDELGEFYTLGVDRFYKVSAEHGLGVGDFLSDLVALLPDAPVQDKPEEEDDSGPIRIAIIGRPNVGKSSLANRLFGEQRVVVNDKAGTTRDAIELSVNRNGREFILKDTAGIRRKGKVTDKLEKFSILKALDSMEDCDVALILIDCSEGITDQDITIAGYAEKRGCGAIFLLNKWDLVDKSEKGQQAFMKELRQKARFLAYAPAVTISAKTGQRCHKIFGEVEKVYKEYCHRANTGMVNRIIEDAVYRDEPSLHKGRRIKFFYASQVAVKPPTFVCFVNYPNAVHFSYKRYLVNQLRQMIPLTLTPVKLYFREKTGKIEFSGNTKEFRRIQEKKKKVMTKRDKQRKEQSRKKRERDQKNTL comes from the coding sequence ATGAAACCGGTTGTGGCCCTTGTGGGCCGCCCCAATGTTGGAAAATCCACACTGTTTAACAGAATTACAAAATCCCGCCAGGCCCTGGTGGATGATATGCCCGGTGTAACCCGGGACCGGCAGTATGCCGATGCGCAGTGGGAGGATAAAGCCTTTACCCTGGTTGATACCGGTGGTTTTTTAAGTGCGGATGATGACTATTTTGCATCCCAGATTAAGGCGCAGCTGTTGCGGGCCGTGGACCAGGCCGATGTCCTGGTGTTTATTCTGGATGGCCGGGCAGGGCTTTCCCCCTATGACCGGGATCTTGCCGATCTTTTACGCCGCACGGAAAAGCCTGTTTTTTATCTGATTAATAAAATTGAAAGTCTGCACCAACAGGAAGACGAGCTTGGGGAGTTCTACACCCTTGGGGTGGACCGGTTTTACAAGGTGTCAGCCGAACACGGCCTGGGGGTAGGGGATTTTCTTTCAGACCTGGTGGCCCTGCTGCCCGATGCCCCGGTTCAGGATAAACCGGAAGAAGAAGATGACAGCGGTCCCATCCGCATTGCCATTATCGGGCGCCCTAATGTGGGTAAATCATCCCTTGCCAACCGGCTTTTCGGAGAACAGCGCGTGGTGGTCAACGATAAGGCCGGCACCACCCGGGATGCCATTGAATTATCCGTGAACCGAAACGGTCGGGAATTTATTCTTAAAGATACCGCGGGCATCCGCCGCAAGGGCAAGGTTACGGATAAACTTGAAAAATTTTCCATTCTTAAAGCCCTGGACAGTATGGAAGACTGTGATGTGGCGTTGATTCTCATCGACTGTTCCGAAGGCATCACAGATCAGGACATCACCATTGCTGGTTATGCCGAAAAAAGGGGATGCGGGGCCATTTTCCTGCTCAATAAATGGGACCTTGTGGACAAGTCCGAAAAAGGGCAGCAGGCGTTTATGAAAGAGTTGCGCCAGAAAGCACGGTTTCTGGCCTATGCCCCTGCTGTCACCATTTCAGCCAAAACCGGTCAGCGCTGCCACAAGATTTTTGGCGAGGTGGAAAAGGTGTATAAGGAATACTGCCATAGAGCCAATACAGGTATGGTGAACCGAATCATTGAGGATGCCGTGTACAGAGATGAACCATCCCTTCACAAGGGGCGGCGCATCAAGTTTTTTTATGCGTCCCAAGTGGCAGTGAAACCACCTACGTTTGTCTGTTTTGTCAACTATCCCAACGCAGTACACTTTTCTTATAAGCGGTATCTGGTCAACCAGCTGCGCCAGATGATCCCTTTGACGTTGACCCCTGTTAAACTGTATTTCAGGGAAAAAACCGGTAAAATTGAATTTTCCGGCAACACAAAGGAGTTCAGGCGAATCCAGGAGAAGAAAAAGAAGGTCATGACAAAGCGGGATAAGCAGCGCAAAGAGCAAAGCCGCAAAAAACGGGAACGAGATCAGAAAAATACATTGTAA
- a CDS encoding replication-associated recombination protein A, with protein sequence MDLFDHTADQDMAGTAPLAERMRPRRLEDVVGQDHITAKGSLLERAVSEDRVFSMILWGPPGCGKTTLANVIATQTKNQWVKISAVLSGVKEVRQIIEAAKERRRLHSRRTLLFVDEIHRFNKSQQDAFLFHVENGLITLIGATTENPSFEVNPALVSRCRVFDLNSLSQDAIVQILNRALTDKDKGLGLSSDAFSKEAIDHIAAASDGDARAALTNLEACALNRGDGKTLDVDDVRAMVAQKILRHDKAGEEHFNLISAFIKSVRGSDPDGAMYWLERMLAAGDDPIYILRRMIRLATEDIGLADPGALTMAMNADASFRRLGRPEGDGSLYQAAVYLATAPKSNAVYAAQKQVQEAVKKHGSLPVPMHIRNAPTGLMKQMGYGKGYKYAHDYKHGYASQSYLPESLEGTRFYHPTTRGYEKTVKQRLDAWLDLKKTAVDT encoded by the coding sequence ATGGATCTTTTTGACCATACCGCTGATCAGGATATGGCGGGTACTGCGCCACTGGCCGAACGTATGCGGCCCCGGCGATTGGAAGATGTTGTGGGCCAGGATCACATCACGGCCAAAGGCAGCCTGCTTGAGCGTGCAGTGTCCGAGGACCGGGTTTTTTCCATGATCCTGTGGGGACCGCCGGGGTGCGGTAAAACCACCCTGGCCAATGTCATTGCAACACAGACGAAAAATCAGTGGGTCAAAATTTCTGCGGTGTTGTCGGGCGTCAAGGAGGTCCGGCAGATCATTGAGGCGGCAAAGGAGAGACGCCGGCTTCACAGCCGGCGGACCCTGCTGTTTGTGGACGAGATTCACCGGTTTAACAAATCCCAGCAGGATGCCTTTCTTTTCCATGTGGAAAACGGTTTAATCACCTTGATCGGGGCCACCACGGAAAATCCTTCCTTTGAAGTCAATCCTGCCCTGGTATCCCGATGCCGGGTCTTTGACCTGAACAGCCTGTCCCAAGATGCCATTGTACAGATTTTGAACCGGGCTTTAACCGATAAGGATAAGGGTCTTGGTCTTTCATCAGATGCATTTTCCAAAGAGGCCATTGACCACATCGCCGCCGCATCTGATGGAGATGCAAGAGCCGCCCTGACAAACCTTGAGGCCTGTGCGTTGAACCGCGGGGACGGCAAAACGCTGGATGTGGACGATGTCAGGGCCATGGTGGCCCAAAAGATTTTGCGCCATGACAAGGCAGGAGAAGAGCATTTTAATCTGATCTCCGCCTTTATCAAAAGTGTGCGGGGAAGTGATCCGGATGGGGCCATGTACTGGCTTGAGCGGATGCTGGCCGCCGGGGATGACCCCATTTACATATTGAGACGGATGATTCGCCTTGCCACCGAGGATATCGGCCTTGCTGATCCAGGCGCGTTGACCATGGCCATGAATGCGGATGCCTCATTCAGGCGCTTAGGCCGCCCCGAAGGGGATGGTTCTTTATATCAGGCTGCCGTTTACCTGGCCACAGCGCCGAAAAGCAATGCCGTGTATGCGGCCCAGAAACAGGTTCAGGAAGCCGTGAAAAAGCATGGTTCCCTGCCCGTACCCATGCATATCCGCAACGCCCCCACCGGGTTGATGAAACAGATGGGCTACGGCAAAGGCTACAAATACGCCCATGATTATAAACACGGGTATGCGTCCCAATCCTATTTGCCCGAATCCCTTGAAGGTACACGGTTTTATCATCCCACGACCAGAGGGTATGAGAAAACAGTAAAACAGCGCCTTGACGCGTGGCTGGATCTGAAAAAGACCGCCGTGGATACCTGA
- a CDS encoding acetyl-CoA C-acetyltransferase: MQDVVIVSGVRTAVGTFGGSLKNVPVVELGTYVMKDVLKRAGLKPALDPGNDEFSPATLKDQGMIDIENTGYDYTDDLADIYVDEVIMGNVLQAGQGQNTARQAMIGAGISRTTPAMTVNKICGSGLKAIALGAQAIMAGQAEVVLAGGQESMSNAPMALLKARWGHRMELTGQGPVHDLMVYDGLYEIFYGYHMGQTAENIAEKYGISRQEQDELALLSHTRALGAVHDGTFDQEVVPVVIKSRKGDIVVNKDERPMETSMEKLAKLRPAFRKDGSVTAGNASGINDGAAAVLMMTAQRANELGLKVMAKVKSFASGGLDPAYMGLGPVPAVKRVLKQTGMALSDIDMIELNEAFASQAIGCMRELNLDVETPNELGSGISLGHPIGCTGARQMVTAIHQMERKGYNTGLISMCIGGGMGMAMIIER; encoded by the coding sequence ATGCAAGACGTAGTAATTGTAAGCGGCGTTAGAACCGCCGTGGGGACTTTTGGCGGATCATTGAAAAATGTGCCGGTGGTGGAGCTGGGCACCTATGTCATGAAAGACGTATTAAAACGTGCCGGACTTAAGCCGGCCCTGGATCCGGGCAATGATGAATTTTCCCCTGCAACCCTGAAAGATCAGGGAATGATAGACATTGAGAATACAGGATATGATTATACCGATGACTTGGCAGACATCTATGTGGATGAAGTCATCATGGGCAACGTACTCCAGGCCGGCCAGGGCCAGAATACTGCCCGCCAAGCCATGATCGGTGCGGGTATCAGTCGTACGACCCCGGCCATGACTGTGAACAAGATCTGCGGGTCAGGTCTTAAAGCCATTGCCTTGGGCGCCCAGGCCATTATGGCAGGCCAGGCTGAAGTGGTTCTGGCAGGCGGCCAGGAAAGCATGAGCAATGCACCCATGGCTCTGCTTAAGGCCAGATGGGGCCATCGCATGGAACTTACCGGTCAGGGTCCGGTCCATGATTTGATGGTATATGACGGCCTTTATGAAATTTTTTACGGCTACCACATGGGTCAGACCGCAGAAAATATTGCTGAAAAATACGGTATCTCACGGCAGGAGCAGGACGAGCTTGCCCTTTTAAGCCATACCCGGGCTCTTGGCGCGGTTCATGACGGCACCTTTGACCAGGAAGTCGTTCCCGTTGTTATTAAGAGCCGCAAAGGGGACATTGTGGTAAATAAGGATGAACGGCCCATGGAAACCAGTATGGAAAAACTGGCTAAACTGCGTCCGGCCTTCAGAAAAGACGGCAGTGTAACTGCCGGCAATGCCTCGGGGATCAACGACGGTGCTGCCGCTGTGCTCATGATGACTGCGCAGCGTGCCAATGAGCTTGGACTTAAGGTGATGGCAAAGGTTAAAAGCTTTGCATCCGGCGGTCTTGATCCTGCGTACATGGGTCTCGGGCCTGTGCCGGCGGTGAAACGGGTGCTTAAACAGACCGGCATGGCCTTGTCCGACATTGACATGATCGAACTTAACGAAGCCTTTGCCTCCCAGGCCATCGGCTGCATGAGGGAACTGAATCTTGATGTGGAAACACCCAATGAGTTAGGTTCGGGAATTTCTTTGGGCCATCCCATCGGGTGCACGGGTGCCCGCCAGATGGTCACCGCTATTCACCAGATGGAAAGAAAGGGTTACAATACCGGTTTGATTTCCATGTGCATCGGTGGCGGTATGGGTATGGCAATGATTATTGAACGATAA
- a CDS encoding AI-2E family transporter, producing the protein MFFFFLTLFCTSIFLFGKVIAPFFASLLLGIVITGIFRPVFRMLAKYIPERIASIFTCLAVFFIVVIPVVFFVGVLSREALGLYNLAKDAVFSNQLINLLESTRALERINEFLSKANIQIQVSWHELVDPLTEVGKNLGFTLFQQARFLTSNLLNLVFYFCLMLIVVFYMFIDGKRFLQYLSDLSPLKDEHDRKLFEKFNDMAGAVLIGNGLGGLIQGGAGGLLFWFLGLNSPFLWGVVMGFLAFLPIVGIGVVMLPVALFFLLNGSLGKCLFIVVFYGVLSWGIEYIFKPKVVGDRVSMHPLVVFFAIIGGLKVYGILGIIYGPLIATLFLTLSDIYFSTFQSMVEPDKGMLNSWPDQ; encoded by the coding sequence GTGTTCTTTTTTTTTCTGACTCTGTTTTGTACATCCATTTTCCTTTTTGGAAAAGTGATTGCCCCGTTCTTTGCAAGCCTGCTTCTTGGTATCGTCATTACCGGTATTTTCCGGCCTGTCTTCAGGATGCTGGCTAAATACATACCTGAACGGATAGCTTCGATTTTCACTTGTCTGGCCGTTTTTTTTATTGTCGTGATTCCGGTTGTATTTTTTGTGGGGGTTCTTTCCAGGGAAGCCCTGGGGCTTTACAACCTGGCAAAGGATGCCGTGTTTTCCAATCAGTTGATTAATCTTCTGGAAAGCACCCGGGCCCTTGAGCGGATCAATGAATTTTTAAGCAAAGCAAATATTCAAATTCAGGTCTCTTGGCATGAGTTAGTGGATCCTTTGACCGAAGTTGGAAAAAATTTAGGCTTTACCCTGTTCCAGCAGGCCAGGTTTCTGACCTCCAACCTGCTCAACCTGGTGTTTTATTTTTGCCTGATGCTCATTGTGGTTTTCTACATGTTCATAGATGGCAAACGGTTCCTGCAATACCTGTCAGATTTGTCCCCGCTTAAGGACGAGCATGACCGCAAGCTTTTTGAAAAGTTCAATGACATGGCAGGAGCCGTGCTTATCGGCAACGGACTGGGCGGGTTGATTCAGGGTGGGGCAGGCGGTCTGTTGTTCTGGTTTCTTGGTCTGAACTCACCCTTTTTGTGGGGTGTGGTTATGGGCTTTCTGGCATTTTTGCCCATTGTGGGCATTGGCGTGGTCATGCTGCCTGTGGCCTTGTTTTTTCTTTTGAACGGTAGTCTGGGCAAATGCCTCTTTATTGTTGTATTTTATGGGGTATTGTCATGGGGTATTGAGTACATTTTTAAACCCAAGGTGGTGGGAGACAGAGTTTCCATGCATCCGCTTGTTGTGTTTTTTGCCATTATTGGTGGTTTGAAAGTATATGGAATTTTAGGTATAATTTACGGGCCGTTGATCGCTACTTTGTTTTTAACCCTTTCCGATATTTATTTTTCCACGTTTCAGTCCATGGTGGAACCGGACAAAGGGATGCTGAATTCATGGCCTGACCAATAA
- the gyrA gene encoding DNA gyrase subunit A, translating to MIQNQSTSIEKEMRQSYLEYAMSVIIGRALPDVRDGLKPVHRRVLYAMQQLHNDWNKPYKKSARIVGDVIGKYHPHGDSAVYDTIVRMAQDFSLRYTLVDGQGNFGSVDGDSPAAMRYTEIRMRKLSHQMLADLEKETVEFIPNYDETIEEPAVLPTKFPALLVNGSSGIAVGMTTNVPPHNISEVIEGLKALIDNPDMDTRALMAHIPAPDFPTYGQIYGTKGIFEAYDSGRGIITLRAKVEVEENKKNGQETIVVTELPYQVNKAKLVEKIAELVRDKVITGVSYVRDESDRDGMRMAIGLKRDQLAEVVINQLYKHTNMQTSFGIILLAVVNNRPELLSLKEILNHFISHRTNVIIRRTRYDLRKAEERAHILEGLKIALDNLDEVVALIRASRSPEEARTGLINRFDLTEIQAQAILDMRLQRLTGLEREKIENEYQALLKDIAWFKEILGSESVVRGLIKDELAELNDEFGDERRTRIVESTTEISIEDLIAEEDMVVTVTRSGYIKRNPITLYASQHRGGKGKTAMGTKSDDFVEHLFVASTHATFLFITNFGKVYQAKVYELPMAGRSSLGKAIVNLLNFDEGEKLATVLTVDEFSENRYVVMATKKGRVKKTELMAYSRRRAGGLIGVKLAEGDELIAARITDGTQEIFLGSEGGKVIRFNEEDVRVVGRGSMGVRGMRIDEGARVVGMEVLGNEDTLLTVTENGYGKRSKIEEYRSQARGGKGVFSIKTSTRNGKMMALALVGDNDELMMVTDKGKLIRTDIGGINVISRNTQGVKLINLAKGEMLIGIARLPEEDCDPDDDNTCFHPDGDDADTLDAPETDMDSEDFDTDDPIDGPGDDE from the coding sequence ATGATTCAAAACCAAAGCACTAGTATCGAGAAAGAGATGAGGCAATCCTATCTCGAGTATGCCATGAGTGTCATTATCGGGCGGGCGCTGCCCGATGTCCGGGACGGGTTGAAACCGGTTCACCGGCGTGTGTTATATGCCATGCAGCAGCTTCACAATGACTGGAATAAACCCTATAAGAAATCTGCCCGTATCGTGGGTGATGTTATTGGTAAATATCACCCCCACGGTGATTCTGCGGTGTATGATACCATTGTTCGCATGGCCCAGGACTTCTCCCTGCGTTATACCCTGGTGGACGGCCAGGGCAATTTCGGCTCTGTGGACGGTGATTCTCCGGCTGCCATGCGTTATACGGAAATCCGTATGCGCAAGCTCTCCCACCAGATGCTGGCTGATCTTGAAAAAGAGACCGTGGAATTCATCCCCAATTATGATGAAACCATAGAAGAACCTGCGGTGCTCCCCACTAAATTTCCGGCATTGCTGGTCAATGGGTCCTCGGGCATTGCCGTGGGCATGACCACAAATGTTCCGCCCCACAATATCAGTGAAGTCATTGAAGGGTTAAAGGCGCTCATTGATAACCCGGACATGGATACAAGGGCATTGATGGCTCATATTCCGGCACCGGATTTTCCCACATATGGACAGATTTACGGCACCAAAGGGATTTTTGAAGCCTATGACTCCGGCCGGGGTATTATCACGCTGCGGGCTAAAGTCGAGGTGGAGGAGAACAAAAAAAACGGCCAGGAAACCATTGTGGTCACGGAGCTGCCATACCAGGTGAACAAGGCCAAGTTGGTGGAAAAGATCGCCGAGCTGGTCCGGGATAAAGTGATTACCGGCGTCTCCTATGTTCGGGATGAATCCGACCGAGATGGTATGCGTATGGCCATTGGGCTTAAACGCGATCAGCTCGCTGAAGTGGTGATTAACCAGCTTTATAAACACACCAATATGCAGACCAGTTTTGGCATCATCCTCCTGGCGGTGGTCAATAACCGGCCTGAGCTGCTCTCTCTTAAGGAAATCCTTAACCATTTTATTTCCCATAGAACCAATGTCATTATCCGGCGTACCCGCTATGATCTGCGCAAAGCAGAAGAACGGGCCCATATTCTGGAAGGGTTGAAGATTGCCCTGGATAATTTGGATGAAGTGGTGGCCCTGATCCGGGCCTCTCGGTCACCGGAAGAGGCCAGGACCGGCTTGATAAACCGGTTTGATTTGACCGAGATTCAGGCCCAGGCCATTCTGGACATGCGGCTGCAGCGCCTCACTGGGCTGGAACGAGAAAAGATTGAAAACGAATATCAGGCCCTGCTCAAGGATATTGCCTGGTTCAAGGAGATCCTTGGCTCAGAATCCGTGGTCCGGGGACTGATCAAGGATGAATTGGCCGAACTCAATGATGAGTTTGGGGATGAGCGTCGTACGCGTATCGTGGAGAGCACGACTGAAATTTCCATTGAAGATCTTATTGCCGAAGAAGACATGGTAGTTACGGTGACCCGCAGCGGATACATCAAACGTAATCCCATTACCCTGTATGCCAGTCAGCACCGGGGGGGCAAAGGCAAGACCGCCATGGGAACCAAATCCGACGATTTTGTGGAACATCTGTTTGTGGCCTCCACCCACGCAACGTTTCTGTTTATCACCAATTTCGGCAAGGTGTATCAGGCCAAGGTGTATGAATTGCCTATGGCCGGCCGCTCCTCCCTTGGCAAGGCCATTGTGAACCTGCTTAATTTTGATGAGGGCGAAAAGCTTGCCACCGTACTCACCGTGGATGAATTTTCAGAGAATCGGTACGTGGTTATGGCCACCAAAAAAGGCCGGGTGAAAAAGACCGAGCTGATGGCTTATTCACGTCGCCGGGCAGGAGGCCTTATCGGTGTAAAGCTGGCTGAAGGCGACGAACTCATTGCCGCACGCATCACCGATGGCACCCAGGAGATTTTTCTGGGGTCCGAGGGCGGGAAGGTGATCCGGTTTAATGAAGAAGATGTTCGTGTTGTGGGCCGTGGTTCCATGGGCGTGCGGGGCATGCGCATAGACGAGGGCGCCCGGGTAGTGGGCATGGAAGTGCTTGGAAATGAAGACACGCTTCTAACGGTTACGGAAAACGGTTATGGTAAGCGCTCTAAAATTGAGGAGTACAGAAGCCAGGCCCGGGGTGGTAAAGGGGTTTTCTCCATTAAAACGTCCACGCGCAACGGTAAAATGATGGCCCTTGCCCTGGTGGGGGACAATGATGAGTTGATGATGGTTACGGATAAGGGAAAATTAATCCGTACCGATATTGGTGGGATTAACGTGATTTCCAGAAATACCCAGGGGGTCAAACTCATTAATCTGGCCAAGGGAGAGATGCTTATCGGCATTGCCCGACTTCCTGAAGAGGATTGTGACCCTGATGATGATAACACATGTTTTCATCCGGATGGGGATGATGCCGACACCTTAGATGCTCCGGAAACGGATATGGATTCGGAAGATTTTGATACGGATGACCCGATAGATGGCCCGGGAGACGACGAATAA